Proteins from one Planctomyces sp. SH-PL62 genomic window:
- a CDS encoding DUF1559 domain-containing protein, translated as MHHVSSGRRSSRVGFTLIELLVVIAIIAVLIALLLPAVQSAREAARRSQCVNNLKQLGLALHNYESTSGSFPLGGNSAPISAGGRCDPVTHDGCYDWGAWSAHSMLLPYIEQRSVYNALNFMTTARGDGNREVANSTGMMTNIASFLCPSSTPPPRITQNRWDANGVVMGFFPGNSYFASAGSTIMWIGWPINSPNGVFNVGGQAFGIRDITDGTSNTVAFGEFRIGDFNDQQNSIQDIVGVQWNSVGWPGVPNRNMDAPTANMPAGGGYLTNALQACSQAWISRSAGGYGTNGQRSWNGRMWHVGNYGHALGNLLVPPNSQYPYCQFYDSNGDFDSAGINGLSSFHPGGANVCFGDGSVRFLKNSVSWPVLWAIGSRAQGETVSSDSY; from the coding sequence ATGCATCATGTGTCTTCAGGCCGTCGCTCGTCGCGCGTCGGCTTTACGCTGATCGAGTTGCTGGTCGTCATCGCCATCATCGCCGTTCTCATCGCACTGCTCTTGCCGGCCGTCCAGTCGGCCCGCGAGGCGGCCCGCCGTTCGCAGTGCGTCAACAACCTGAAGCAGCTCGGCCTGGCGCTGCACAACTACGAGTCGACCTCCGGCTCGTTTCCGCTGGGCGGCAACTCGGCGCCCATCAGCGCCGGCGGCCGTTGCGACCCCGTCACCCACGACGGCTGCTATGACTGGGGGGCGTGGAGCGCCCACTCGATGCTGCTCCCTTACATCGAGCAGCGGTCGGTCTACAACGCCCTGAACTTCATGACCACCGCTCGCGGAGACGGCAATCGCGAGGTCGCCAACTCGACGGGGATGATGACCAACATCGCCTCGTTCCTCTGCCCTTCGTCCACCCCCCCGCCCCGCATCACCCAGAATCGCTGGGATGCCAACGGCGTGGTCATGGGCTTCTTCCCCGGCAACAGCTATTTCGCGAGCGCCGGCTCCACGATCATGTGGATCGGGTGGCCGATCAACAGCCCCAACGGCGTGTTCAACGTCGGTGGCCAGGCCTTTGGCATCCGCGACATCACCGACGGCACGTCGAACACGGTTGCTTTCGGCGAGTTTCGCATCGGCGACTTCAACGACCAGCAGAATTCGATCCAGGACATCGTCGGCGTCCAGTGGAACTCCGTCGGCTGGCCGGGCGTCCCGAATCGTAACATGGACGCCCCGACCGCCAACATGCCGGCCGGCGGCGGCTACCTGACGAACGCCCTCCAAGCGTGCTCGCAGGCCTGGATCTCTCGCTCCGCCGGTGGTTACGGCACCAATGGCCAGCGGAGCTGGAACGGGCGTATGTGGCATGTCGGCAACTACGGCCACGCCCTCGGAAACCTCCTCGTGCCGCCCAACTCGCAGTATCCGTACTGCCAGTTCTACGACTCCAACGGCGACTTCGACTCGGCCGGCATCAACGGCCTCTCCAGCTTCCACCCCGGCGGTGCCAACGTCTGCTTCGGCGACGGCTCGGTCCGCTTCCTCAAGAACAGCGTCAGCTGGCCTGTCCTCTGGGCGATCGGGTCCCGCGCTCAGGGCGAGACGGTTAGCTCCGATTCGTACTGA
- a CDS encoding serine hydrolase domain-containing protein, with translation MTLMRFPVVLSLVAIFWIPSVEAQDVDLGVIDDPSRVGISADRLPRISEVVQRRIDYGEIAGAVTLVARHGRVVHFEPQGVLDVESKAPMRCDALFRMASTSKPVTAAAVVMLIEEGKIRLTDPASRFIPGFRDPKVAVERDGRVELVPAHREIQVLDLLTHSSGLLSGGPGQKQFPSDSTFPRKGDSLADFVQRIAPAPLDFEPGTRWVYSPFGGIDTLARIVEVASGKPFDVFLQERLFEPLGMKDTSFYASTESQPRLAAFHARKGDELKKGGYSFEFDRPYTSGAAGLLSTAEDFFRFGQMLANGGELDGRRVLSPRGVEMLSANHVGDKFQGSLGRPDGMGFGFAVEVVVDPIQAATFRSAGSFGWDGAFGTQFWVDPKEGIVAVFMVQASGVRTIQNDFGTAVMQAVGNLDSPR, from the coding sequence ATGACTCTCATGCGATTTCCCGTCGTCCTGTCCCTCGTCGCGATCTTCTGGATTCCGAGCGTCGAGGCACAGGACGTCGACCTCGGCGTCATCGATGATCCCTCGCGAGTGGGGATTTCGGCTGATCGATTACCGAGGATTTCCGAGGTCGTCCAGCGGCGCATCGACTACGGCGAGATCGCCGGTGCGGTGACGCTCGTAGCGCGACACGGGCGAGTCGTGCATTTTGAACCTCAAGGGGTCCTGGACGTCGAGTCGAAGGCTCCGATGAGGTGCGACGCCCTGTTTCGCATGGCTTCCACAAGCAAGCCGGTGACGGCCGCGGCGGTGGTCATGCTGATCGAGGAGGGGAAAATCCGCCTCACCGATCCGGCGTCGCGGTTCATTCCAGGGTTCCGGGATCCCAAGGTGGCCGTCGAGCGCGACGGCCGAGTCGAACTGGTCCCGGCCCACCGTGAGATCCAGGTCCTTGATCTTCTGACCCACTCGTCCGGCCTGCTGAGCGGAGGCCCCGGTCAGAAACAGTTTCCCAGCGATTCGACGTTCCCTCGCAAGGGAGATTCGCTGGCCGACTTCGTTCAACGCATCGCGCCGGCTCCGCTCGATTTCGAACCGGGCACCCGATGGGTCTACAGCCCGTTCGGCGGGATCGACACCCTGGCGAGAATCGTCGAAGTGGCTTCGGGCAAGCCCTTCGACGTTTTCCTCCAGGAGCGTCTCTTCGAACCATTGGGGATGAAGGATACATCCTTCTATGCGTCGACCGAGAGCCAGCCGAGGCTCGCCGCGTTCCACGCGCGAAAGGGCGACGAGTTGAAGAAGGGTGGCTATTCCTTTGAATTCGACAGGCCTTATACGTCTGGGGCCGCGGGACTCCTCTCGACGGCCGAGGACTTTTTCCGATTCGGGCAGATGCTCGCGAACGGCGGGGAACTTGATGGCCGTCGCGTCCTGAGTCCACGAGGCGTCGAGATGCTCTCTGCGAATCATGTAGGTGACAAGTTCCAGGGGAGCCTGGGGCGACCTGACGGGATGGGATTCGGGTTCGCCGTCGAGGTCGTCGTCGACCCGATCCAGGCGGCGACGTTCCGCAGCGCGGGGAGTTTCGGATGGGACGGGGCCTTCGGGACCCAGTTCTGGGTCGATCCGAAAGAGGGGATCGTCGCCGTGTTCATGGTTCAGGCGTCAGGCGTCCGGACGATCCAGAACGACTTCGGAACGGCCGTCATGCAGGCCGTCGGGAACCTCGACTCGCCTCGCTGA
- a CDS encoding fibronectin type III domain-containing protein codes for MIADYYARLGVDPGASPAEIEAALKAKQPAWSMGTRNPKTRHANQLFLDEIPSLRTALLTGPANRAAYDAELAAAESARREERLDELHRLVRLRAAKGGLHHVDRDLLRGEADRLGIDGGSLDRLMKPIPFLVEEKGAPEGPEPDEGPPADVLDASTRRQIRMALEHLERRDLYDALGLFHDAPLAVIASRADEERQRWMKKAQVTAEKTAWLEIISHAQTHLGTAKGRARYDRTLILEAEDVFERTASFVVRGLERIDPGTHVALIDEAGAKGIPPERAHQLVRRACLKAGVAVDFPVSRSSASTAGVRTPTAPVYKILRCRSCAGVTELSPTARGIGSVRCKHCGASLKWDCPVCRRSNLVDAARCACGFRRALREPLIQHFAAALHAFRTHDLSEARRHLEEVQKYAPQHVGARNGMARISEREREIDQLRMAFETAEAGGRLFAAARALASWRRLVASGSAEIATARNRIIERLKKAEALSARARRLERVQPAEARKLYGRSLGLAADLPAALEGVGRCPPDAPSNLDALVVDSRVQLSWTPPEPDGLGPLSFVVIRKPGGLPKHPADGVRIGETATPEFLDAGVAPGSTVSYAVLSKRGAAESLAAVAAGPVVFLPDVGNLRADSHTGEIALAWDPPAGAAEIRVVRGRGGFPANPRDGDRIPASHQGAVDRDVIEGGVYYYAVFTIYRTREGRRFPSAGVTLSASAGAPLTATGPPRLSVEATGRVLIEWTEPARGKIRLRRTPVPLPNRPGEKVSEAEIEAIPGDWIGAMGPGRAEDFTPPSSPAPYYTPLISWNGVLVMGRGVRLSRLADPTWLRAIRLDPSAGEPGVARIQLRWTWPGEARSVRVVARRGDRPTGPDDAEALRFSVTRDAYELAGAWILQAPTMTGGDKLEIPLTNHWHIRVYAQDEGDAGTVFSPGTEPTAETVAPGPHPEVTVAYRLKRPWFPGRPWTLAVRTEPAGADVPPLVVVANSRAVPVSVEDGEVVARLPAGRDGVSHVIAPDPRLAEDGVRAFLDPARDPDATPPVRIRHPETGHARV; via the coding sequence ATGATCGCGGATTATTACGCACGACTGGGCGTCGATCCGGGAGCCTCTCCCGCCGAGATCGAGGCCGCGCTGAAGGCGAAGCAACCAGCCTGGTCGATGGGGACTCGCAACCCCAAGACGCGGCATGCCAACCAACTCTTCCTGGACGAGATCCCTTCTCTCCGGACGGCGCTGTTGACCGGCCCCGCGAATCGGGCCGCCTACGACGCCGAACTGGCCGCGGCCGAGAGCGCTCGCCGCGAGGAGAGGCTCGACGAGTTGCATCGACTGGTGCGACTTCGGGCCGCGAAGGGGGGCCTGCATCATGTCGACCGTGATCTTCTCCGGGGTGAGGCCGATCGCCTGGGGATCGACGGCGGCTCGCTCGACCGCCTCATGAAGCCGATCCCCTTCCTGGTCGAGGAGAAGGGGGCCCCCGAGGGGCCCGAGCCGGACGAAGGTCCTCCCGCCGACGTCCTCGACGCCTCGACCCGACGTCAGATCCGAATGGCCCTCGAGCATCTCGAACGCCGCGACCTGTACGACGCACTCGGCCTCTTCCATGACGCACCGCTCGCGGTGATCGCCTCTCGGGCCGACGAAGAACGCCAGCGTTGGATGAAGAAAGCGCAGGTGACGGCGGAGAAGACCGCCTGGCTTGAGATCATCTCACACGCCCAGACCCATCTGGGGACGGCGAAAGGTCGAGCCCGATACGACCGGACCCTGATCCTGGAGGCCGAGGATGTCTTCGAGCGAACGGCATCCTTCGTCGTCCGAGGTCTGGAACGGATCGATCCCGGGACGCACGTCGCTCTTATTGATGAGGCGGGAGCGAAAGGGATCCCTCCGGAACGGGCGCATCAGCTGGTCCGCCGCGCTTGCCTCAAGGCCGGCGTCGCGGTCGACTTCCCCGTGTCTCGATCGTCGGCCTCGACCGCTGGCGTTCGGACCCCGACGGCCCCCGTATACAAGATCCTCCGCTGCCGAAGCTGCGCGGGCGTGACGGAGCTGAGCCCGACCGCCCGAGGAATCGGCTCGGTTCGCTGCAAGCACTGTGGGGCCTCGCTCAAGTGGGATTGTCCGGTCTGCCGCCGGTCGAACCTTGTCGATGCCGCACGATGTGCCTGCGGCTTTCGCCGGGCGCTCCGCGAGCCCCTCATCCAGCATTTCGCTGCGGCTCTGCACGCCTTTCGGACGCACGATTTGTCCGAGGCGAGGAGACATCTGGAGGAGGTCCAGAAGTATGCCCCCCAGCACGTCGGGGCGCGCAACGGGATGGCGAGGATCTCTGAACGGGAGCGGGAGATCGACCAGCTTCGGATGGCTTTCGAGACGGCCGAGGCCGGGGGACGACTGTTCGCCGCGGCCAGGGCCCTGGCCTCATGGCGACGTCTCGTCGCGTCGGGATCGGCGGAGATCGCAACGGCGCGGAATCGGATCATCGAGCGATTGAAGAAGGCCGAGGCGCTATCGGCGCGGGCGCGTCGGCTGGAGCGTGTGCAACCGGCCGAGGCGCGAAAGCTCTACGGTCGCAGCCTCGGGCTTGCAGCCGACCTCCCGGCCGCGCTGGAGGGAGTGGGGCGATGTCCGCCCGACGCTCCTTCGAATCTCGACGCCCTCGTCGTCGACAGCCGGGTCCAGCTTTCCTGGACGCCCCCAGAGCCCGATGGGCTCGGCCCGCTGAGCTTCGTCGTCATCCGTAAGCCGGGCGGTCTGCCGAAGCATCCGGCAGACGGCGTCCGGATCGGAGAGACCGCGACGCCCGAGTTCCTGGACGCGGGCGTCGCTCCGGGTTCGACGGTCAGTTACGCTGTGTTGAGCAAGCGAGGGGCGGCCGAGTCGCTGGCCGCCGTCGCCGCCGGGCCGGTCGTGTTTCTACCAGATGTAGGTAATCTCAGGGCCGACTCACACACCGGCGAGATCGCGCTGGCCTGGGATCCGCCGGCCGGTGCGGCCGAGATCCGCGTGGTCCGGGGACGAGGCGGCTTCCCCGCGAACCCTCGGGACGGGGACCGCATTCCCGCCTCCCACCAGGGAGCGGTCGATCGCGACGTCATCGAAGGAGGCGTCTATTATTACGCCGTTTTTACGATCTATCGTACGCGTGAAGGACGTCGATTTCCTTCCGCTGGGGTGACGCTGTCGGCCTCGGCCGGCGCTCCTCTGACCGCGACAGGACCGCCACGGCTTTCGGTCGAGGCCACGGGCCGTGTACTCATCGAGTGGACGGAGCCGGCTCGGGGGAAGATCCGCCTCCGCCGTACGCCCGTGCCGCTCCCGAATCGGCCCGGCGAGAAGGTTTCCGAGGCTGAGATCGAGGCGATTCCCGGCGATTGGATCGGGGCGATGGGGCCGGGACGCGCCGAGGATTTCACCCCTCCGAGCTCGCCCGCTCCTTACTACACGCCGTTGATTTCCTGGAACGGCGTCCTCGTCATGGGTCGTGGCGTCCGGCTCTCGCGGCTCGCCGATCCTACGTGGCTTCGCGCCATCCGTCTCGACCCTTCTGCGGGAGAGCCGGGCGTCGCTCGCATTCAGCTCCGGTGGACATGGCCTGGAGAAGCTCGCTCGGTTCGAGTCGTGGCACGCCGGGGTGATCGGCCGACGGGGCCTGACGATGCGGAAGCGCTTCGCTTCTCCGTGACTCGCGACGCCTACGAACTCGCAGGGGCCTGGATCCTGCAGGCTCCGACGATGACCGGTGGCGACAAGCTCGAGATTCCCCTAACGAACCACTGGCACATCCGGGTGTATGCGCAGGACGAAGGGGACGCGGGGACGGTCTTCTCCCCAGGAACGGAGCCGACCGCCGAGACGGTCGCGCCGGGACCCCACCCTGAAGTCACCGTCGCCTATCGCTTGAAGCGGCCCTGGTTTCCTGGCCGCCCCTGGACCCTCGCCGTTCGCACCGAACCCGCCGGCGCGGACGTCCCACCGCTGGTCGTCGTCGCGAACTCGCGGGCCGTCCCCGTCTCGGTCGAAGACGGCGAGGTAGTCGCCCGACTTCCCGCCGGCCGCGACGGCGTCAGCCATGTGATCGCCCCCGACCCACGGCTCGCGGAGGACGGCGTCCGGGCCTTCCTGGATCCCGCCCGCGATCCCGATGCCACACCGCCGGTCCGAATTCGACATCCCGAGACGGGGCACGCACGCGTCTAA
- a CDS encoding DNA-3-methyladenine glycosylase family protein, giving the protein MSQKSTVDPWTKAIRHLKKVDPHLKQIIGRVGPCSLSPREDRFGALVGAIVSQQISTKAAASISERISELVGRPYDPHRLLELGEDPLRACGLSGSKARYVLNLAAAVVEGATPVDQFDKGWNDDAIIDALTTVKGIGVWTAHMFLIFALNRPDVLPAGDLGVRVALRDRHGLAELPGPLDCHALTEHWRPYRSVGSWYLWRSLDVR; this is encoded by the coding sequence ATGAGTCAAAAGTCGACGGTCGACCCCTGGACGAAGGCGATTCGCCATCTTAAGAAGGTCGACCCGCACCTCAAACAAATCATCGGGCGTGTGGGACCCTGCAGTCTCTCTCCTCGCGAGGATCGCTTCGGCGCCCTCGTCGGTGCGATCGTCTCCCAGCAGATCTCGACCAAGGCGGCGGCATCGATCAGCGAGCGGATATCCGAACTGGTCGGCCGCCCCTACGACCCCCATCGCCTTCTGGAGTTGGGAGAGGACCCCTTGCGAGCCTGCGGCCTCTCCGGGAGCAAGGCTCGCTACGTCCTGAATCTGGCTGCGGCGGTCGTCGAAGGGGCGACGCCCGTCGACCAGTTCGACAAGGGATGGAACGACGACGCGATAATCGACGCCCTGACCACGGTCAAGGGTATCGGCGTCTGGACCGCCCATATGTTCCTGATCTTCGCCCTCAACCGGCCGGACGTCCTCCCGGCTGGAGACCTTGGCGTCCGCGTCGCGCTGCGCGACCGGCACGGTCTCGCCGAGCTTCCCGGGCCCTTGGATTGCCACGCCCTGACGGAGCACTGGCGACCCTATCGCTCGGTCGGGTCCTGGTACTTGTGGCGGAGCCTGGACGTCCGCTGA
- a CDS encoding DUF1553 domain-containing protein — protein MRRRTWVGLGLAMSFLLGLTDRASLVAAPPAPTSEKVDFERQVRAILSDKCFHCHGPDPKNRKAGLRLDSKDGAFGESKTGLFAIVPGDPDESELVARITSEDEGERMPPRALGRDLSPHEVEILTRWIEQGAEWKDHWAFVPPVRPPVPDIVLKEWERNPIDRFVLARLESEGLTPSPEASRERLIRRLSFDLTGLPPTLDEIDVYLNDKEPDAYGRVVDRLLASPRFGERMAVDWLDVARYADTFGYQADVYRAMWPWRDWVVRAFNANLPYDQFVTWQLAGDLLPEPSRDMILATAFNRHHRQTNEGGSIEAEWRTEYVADRTITYGAAFLGLTLECARCHTHKYDPITQKDFYSLFSFFNNIDESGLYSHFTPAVPTPTLWLTDEAHEKALSEASKRIRAAESELERLAEVRRDGFDSWLRDPARSEVVSAPLAGLLGDFPLDAIEEGKTVNRFDPSKSGSAAENPSVVEGRVGRAIRFDGENSLTLPMGNFDRFQPFSLALWIKTPDLKDRAVVLRRSMAWTDAGSRGYQLLIEEGRLTAALIHFWPGNAIGVASRDPLPINQWVHVVLTYDGSSRASGLKLHVDGRPAPLIVVRDNLTKTITGGGADDLVLGQRFRDRGFKDGEIDELQVFGRALTPVEATQLHDGKSLDDLLKAELASLANEDRSSLLAYYLANVDDQYKSALAAVEEARKELSRVVDPIDEIMVMKEMAEPRPTFVLKRGAYDAPGDQVSPATPESLLAFPPGQPRNRLGLARWTTDPRNPLMARVTVNRWWQSLFGRGLVSTPEDFGSQGQLPSHPELLDWLACELVDSGWNVKRTWRSIVTSATYRQSSDANAELYARDPENLLLARGPRERLSAEMMRDNALAVGGLLVGTIGGPPVKPFQPDGLWEEKSSQVYVRDVGPGSHRRSLYTYWKRTSPPPAMLTLDAANREVCSVRRLPTATPLQALVLLNDPQFVEAARALAERAFHEAGPTPHDRVVFLFRVLTGRRPDADESTLLQTLYREQYEEFSSGRADAHKLLAVGDAPRDPALDPVEYASLTVVAQALFNYDETVTKR, from the coding sequence ATGCGACGACGTACGTGGGTGGGACTCGGACTCGCGATGAGCTTCTTGCTGGGCCTCACCGACCGGGCCTCTCTGGTCGCCGCCCCCCCCGCGCCCACGAGCGAGAAGGTCGACTTCGAGCGTCAGGTTCGGGCGATCCTGTCGGACAAATGCTTCCACTGTCACGGCCCGGATCCGAAGAATCGCAAGGCCGGACTGCGTCTCGACTCCAAGGATGGAGCCTTCGGCGAGAGCAAGACCGGGCTTTTCGCGATCGTCCCCGGGGACCCGGACGAGAGCGAACTCGTCGCTAGGATCACCAGCGAGGATGAGGGGGAAAGGATGCCCCCGCGAGCCCTGGGACGTGATCTCTCCCCGCACGAGGTCGAGATCCTCACCCGCTGGATCGAACAAGGCGCGGAGTGGAAGGACCATTGGGCGTTCGTACCTCCCGTACGCCCTCCTGTGCCCGACATCGTACTCAAGGAGTGGGAGCGGAATCCGATCGATCGGTTCGTGCTGGCCCGTCTCGAATCCGAGGGGCTGACTCCGTCCCCCGAAGCCTCGCGCGAACGGCTGATCCGACGTCTGAGTTTCGACCTGACGGGCCTGCCGCCGACGCTCGACGAGATCGACGTCTACCTGAATGACAAGGAGCCCGACGCCTACGGCCGAGTCGTGGACCGCCTTCTCGCCTCGCCCCGTTTCGGCGAGCGAATGGCCGTCGATTGGCTGGACGTGGCCCGTTACGCCGACACGTTCGGTTATCAGGCCGACGTCTATCGCGCCATGTGGCCCTGGCGAGACTGGGTCGTTCGAGCGTTCAACGCGAATTTGCCCTACGATCAATTCGTCACCTGGCAGCTTGCCGGAGATCTGCTCCCCGAACCCTCGCGCGATATGATCCTCGCGACCGCTTTCAATCGCCACCATCGCCAAACGAACGAGGGGGGCTCGATCGAGGCCGAATGGCGGACCGAGTACGTCGCAGACCGCACGATCACCTACGGGGCGGCTTTCCTGGGACTGACCCTGGAATGCGCCCGGTGCCATACGCATAAGTATGACCCGATCACGCAGAAGGATTTCTATTCGCTCTTCAGCTTCTTCAACAACATCGACGAATCGGGCCTCTACTCCCACTTCACCCCCGCCGTCCCCACTCCGACGCTCTGGTTGACCGACGAGGCCCACGAGAAGGCCCTCAGCGAGGCTTCGAAGCGTATTCGAGCAGCGGAGTCCGAGTTGGAACGTCTGGCCGAGGTGCGCCGGGACGGGTTCGATTCCTGGCTTCGGGATCCTGCACGATCGGAAGTCGTTTCGGCCCCTCTAGCCGGTCTACTCGGCGATTTCCCCCTCGACGCGATCGAGGAGGGCAAGACAGTGAATCGATTCGACCCGAGCAAATCCGGCTCGGCGGCAGAGAACCCCAGCGTCGTCGAGGGCCGCGTAGGCCGGGCGATCCGATTCGACGGCGAGAACAGCCTGACGTTGCCGATGGGGAACTTCGACCGCTTCCAGCCGTTCTCGCTCGCACTTTGGATCAAGACGCCCGACCTGAAGGATCGGGCTGTCGTCCTCCGGCGTTCGATGGCCTGGACCGACGCCGGCAGCCGCGGCTATCAGCTACTCATCGAGGAAGGCCGGCTCACGGCGGCGCTCATCCACTTCTGGCCCGGCAACGCCATCGGCGTCGCCTCGCGCGATCCCTTACCCATCAACCAATGGGTCCACGTCGTGCTAACCTATGATGGTTCGAGCCGCGCGTCCGGACTCAAGCTCCATGTCGACGGCCGGCCCGCCCCCCTGATCGTCGTTCGCGACAACCTCACCAAGACGATCACCGGCGGCGGCGCCGACGACCTCGTCCTCGGCCAGAGGTTCCGCGACCGAGGTTTCAAGGATGGTGAAATCGACGAACTCCAAGTCTTCGGACGCGCCCTGACCCCCGTCGAGGCCACGCAGCTCCATGACGGGAAATCCCTCGACGACCTCCTGAAAGCCGAGCTCGCCTCACTCGCGAATGAGGACCGGTCCAGTCTCCTGGCCTACTACCTCGCGAACGTCGACGATCAATACAAGTCGGCCTTGGCCGCCGTCGAGGAGGCTCGGAAGGAGCTCAGCCGCGTCGTCGATCCGATCGACGAGATCATGGTGATGAAGGAGATGGCCGAGCCGAGGCCGACGTTCGTGTTGAAACGTGGCGCTTATGACGCCCCCGGTGATCAGGTCTCGCCCGCAACCCCCGAGAGCCTCCTCGCCTTCCCCCCCGGCCAGCCTCGTAATCGCCTCGGCCTGGCCCGATGGACGACCGACCCGCGGAATCCGCTCATGGCTCGCGTCACGGTCAACCGTTGGTGGCAGTCTCTCTTTGGTCGGGGGCTGGTCTCGACGCCCGAGGATTTCGGTTCTCAGGGCCAACTGCCATCCCATCCGGAATTGCTCGATTGGCTGGCGTGTGAACTCGTCGATTCGGGATGGAACGTCAAACGGACCTGGCGGTCGATCGTCACCTCGGCCACTTACCGGCAATCCTCGGACGCGAACGCCGAACTTTATGCTCGGGATCCGGAGAACCTCCTGCTGGCTCGCGGTCCTCGCGAGCGACTCTCCGCCGAGATGATGAGAGATAACGCCCTGGCAGTCGGGGGGCTTCTCGTCGGGACCATAGGAGGACCGCCGGTCAAGCCATTCCAGCCTGACGGGCTCTGGGAAGAGAAGTCGAGCCAGGTCTACGTGCGAGACGTCGGCCCGGGGAGCCACCGTCGAAGTCTCTACACGTACTGGAAGCGGACGTCGCCCCCCCCCGCGATGCTGACCCTGGACGCAGCCAATCGCGAGGTGTGCTCCGTCAGGCGGCTGCCTACGGCCACTCCCCTCCAGGCGCTCGTTCTCCTCAACGACCCCCAATTCGTCGAGGCCGCTCGCGCCCTGGCGGAGCGCGCGTTCCACGAGGCGGGGCCGACCCCTCACGACCGCGTTGTCTTCCTGTTCCGCGTGCTAACCGGTCGTCGCCCCGACGCCGACGAATCGACGCTTCTGCAAACCCTCTATCGTGAGCAGTACGAAGAATTCTCCTCGGGTCGGGCGGACGCCCACAAGTTGCTGGCCGTCGGCGACGCCCCTCGCGATCCGGCCCTGGACCCGGTCGAATACGCGTCGTTGACCGTCGTGGCGCAGGCCCTGTTCAATTACGACGAGACCGTCACGAAGCGTTGA
- a CDS encoding Mrp/NBP35 family ATP-binding protein, translating to MLGKSETVLTEKDVLLALKGVKDPDLGRDLVDLGMIRDIRIGDGKVSLTVNLTTPACPLKAKIEADVRQALTSRLPAGLGIEINMTAEVRGKGTTEAGDIPGVKNVIAVGSGKGGVGKSTMAASIALGLKAHGASVGLMDADVYGPSIPHLLGATGRPMARGEQIVPIEAGGLKLMSMGFLLEPEQAVVMRGPMLHGIMQQFLRKVEWGKLDYLVIDLPPGTGDVPLTLSQTLPLTGAVVVCTPQEVALLDAVRAISMFRQLRVPVLGMIENMAFFDVLAYLQERGGPEARKLVAGKTCFDEAGDERAYLFGQGGARRKAEAMDVPFLGEVPLNLFLRESGDVGRIENVLQDGSPSKPYLMALVEQLAAQISIQNLKNPKMPKLEILN from the coding sequence ATGTTGGGCAAGTCGGAAACCGTGCTGACCGAGAAGGACGTGCTGCTGGCCCTCAAGGGGGTCAAGGATCCCGACCTGGGCCGTGACCTGGTGGACCTGGGGATGATCCGTGACATCCGGATCGGCGACGGGAAAGTCTCGCTGACTGTCAACCTGACGACTCCGGCCTGTCCCCTCAAGGCGAAGATCGAGGCCGACGTCCGCCAGGCGCTCACGAGCCGGCTGCCGGCGGGGCTCGGAATCGAAATCAACATGACCGCCGAGGTTCGCGGGAAGGGGACCACGGAAGCCGGAGACATCCCCGGCGTCAAGAATGTGATCGCGGTCGGATCGGGGAAGGGGGGGGTCGGCAAGTCGACGATGGCGGCGTCGATCGCCCTCGGACTCAAAGCTCATGGAGCTTCGGTCGGGCTGATGGACGCCGACGTCTACGGTCCCTCGATTCCGCATCTCCTCGGGGCCACGGGGAGGCCGATGGCCCGGGGCGAGCAGATCGTCCCGATCGAGGCCGGCGGGCTCAAGCTGATGTCGATGGGCTTCCTCCTCGAACCGGAGCAGGCGGTCGTCATGCGCGGACCGATGCTGCACGGGATCATGCAGCAGTTCCTCCGCAAGGTCGAATGGGGGAAGTTAGACTATCTGGTGATCGATCTTCCTCCCGGTACCGGCGATGTGCCGCTGACACTCTCCCAGACTTTGCCGCTGACCGGCGCGGTCGTCGTCTGCACCCCGCAAGAAGTCGCCCTCCTCGACGCCGTGCGTGCCATCTCCATGTTCCGTCAACTCCGCGTGCCGGTGCTCGGAATGATCGAAAACATGGCGTTCTTCGACGTACTCGCCTACCTTCAGGAACGCGGCGGACCAGAGGCGCGGAAACTCGTCGCCGGGAAGACCTGCTTCGATGAGGCCGGCGACGAACGAGCCTACCTCTTCGGCCAGGGCGGAGCCCGGCGTAAGGCCGAGGCGATGGATGTTCCATTCCTCGGCGAAGTGCCGCTCAACCTCTTCCTCCGCGAAAGCGGTGACGTGGGCCGCATCGAGAACGTGCTACAGGACGGCTCTCCCTCGAAGCCTTACCTGATGGCCCTGGTCGAGCAACTCGCCGCCCAGATCAGCATTCAGAATCTGAAGAATCCCAAGATGCCCAAGCTTGAGATCCTCAACTGA